The Mesorhizobium sp. B1-1-8 genome contains a region encoding:
- a CDS encoding aromatic/alkene/methane monooxygenase hydroxylase/oxygenase subunit alpha: protein MTMSSLTLNKITSQRGISVGEATKKISDLGWNPTYVQEAMTFPTDYKIAKAPRDPMKQVLRSYFPMQEEKDNRVYGALDAALRGDMFRNVEPRWVEWMKLFLAIIPFPEISAARSMAMVARLAPGEDLRTGFTMQMVDEFRHSTIQMNLKKWYMENYIDPAGFDITEEAFGKCYATTIGRQFGEGFITGDTMTAACMYLTVVAETAFTNTLFVAMPSEAARNGDYALPTVFLSVQSDESRHIGNGHSLLMAALKEPENHLLLERDMRYAFWQNHAIVDAAIGTFIEYGTTNRDKNKESYAEMWHRWIYEDYYRTYMLPLEKYGIKIHHDDVQAAWERITKKNYVHKVGQFFAVGWPVNFWRIEAQTDKDFEWFEHKYPGWYAEFGDFWKWYAKLSHKGEKVLLFNSDVGYVYPHRCWSCLVPCLIREDIVVDEIDGQLHTFAHELDRWTAVEAFADEYQGRPTPAMGRFSGKREWETLYDGWDLADAIKDLNFVRSDGKTLIPQPHLRFGADEQWTLDDVRGNVLGSPLKALRGMSPADREKHLAEYRAGFTITSFN, encoded by the coding sequence ATGACGATGTCGTCTTTGACGCTCAACAAGATTACCTCGCAACGCGGCATTTCCGTAGGCGAGGCGACGAAGAAGATTTCCGACCTCGGTTGGAACCCGACCTATGTCCAGGAAGCGATGACGTTTCCGACCGACTACAAGATCGCCAAGGCGCCGCGCGATCCGATGAAGCAGGTGCTGCGCTCCTATTTCCCGATGCAGGAGGAGAAGGACAATCGCGTCTATGGCGCGCTCGATGCCGCTCTTCGCGGCGACATGTTCCGCAATGTCGAGCCGCGCTGGGTGGAATGGATGAAGCTCTTCCTCGCCATCATTCCCTTCCCGGAAATCTCCGCCGCCCGTTCGATGGCGATGGTGGCGCGGCTGGCGCCCGGCGAGGATCTCAGGACCGGCTTCACCATGCAGATGGTCGACGAGTTCCGCCACTCCACGATCCAGATGAACCTGAAGAAGTGGTACATGGAGAACTACATCGACCCGGCGGGCTTCGACATCACCGAGGAAGCCTTCGGCAAGTGCTATGCGACGACCATCGGCCGCCAGTTCGGCGAAGGCTTCATCACCGGCGACACGATGACGGCCGCGTGCATGTACCTGACCGTCGTCGCCGAGACGGCATTCACCAACACGCTCTTCGTCGCCATGCCCTCCGAGGCGGCGCGCAACGGCGACTACGCGCTGCCGACCGTCTTCCTGTCCGTGCAGTCCGACGAGAGCCGGCACATCGGCAACGGCCACTCGCTGCTGATGGCTGCGCTGAAGGAGCCTGAGAACCACCTGCTGCTCGAGCGCGACATGCGCTACGCCTTCTGGCAGAACCACGCCATCGTCGACGCCGCCATCGGCACCTTCATCGAATACGGCACCACCAATCGCGACAAGAACAAGGAATCCTACGCGGAGATGTGGCACCGCTGGATCTACGAAGACTACTATCGCACCTACATGCTGCCGCTCGAGAAGTACGGCATCAAGATCCACCATGACGATGTCCAGGCAGCCTGGGAGCGCATTACCAAGAAGAACTACGTCCACAAGGTCGGCCAGTTCTTCGCGGTCGGCTGGCCGGTGAACTTCTGGCGCATCGAGGCCCAGACCGACAAGGACTTCGAGTGGTTCGAGCACAAATATCCGGGCTGGTACGCCGAGTTCGGCGACTTCTGGAAATGGTACGCCAAGCTCAGCCACAAGGGCGAGAAGGTGCTCTTGTTCAACAGCGATGTCGGCTACGTCTATCCGCACCGCTGCTGGTCCTGCTTGGTGCCTTGCCTGATCCGCGAGGACATCGTGGTCGACGAGATCGACGGGCAGCTGCACACCTTCGCCCACGAACTCGACCGCTGGACCGCCGTCGAAGCCTTCGCCGATGAGTATCAGGGCCGTCCGACGCCCGCGATGGGCCGCTTCAGCGGCAAGCGCGAGTGGGAGACGCTCTATGACGGCTGGGATCTCGCCGACGCAATCAAGGATCTCAACTTCGTCCGTTCAGACGGCAAGACGCTGATCCCGCAGCCGCATTTGCGTTTTGGCGCCGACGAGCAGTGGACGCTCGACGATGTGCGCGGCAACGTCCTCGGATCGCCGTTAAAGGCGCTTCGCGGCATGTCGCCGGCCGATCGTGAAAAGCACCTGGCCGAGTATCGGGCCGGCTTCACCATCACGTCCTTCAACTGA
- a CDS encoding NADH:ubiquinone reductase (Na(+)-transporting) subunit F, producing MTGAHTVRLEPVGVEFEVENGETVLNAAFRQGIALPHGCKEGQCSACKCVLLEGEVDMLKYSTFALNDTEKDAGHILLCRSIAYSDMHVELLNYDEEVLAKSIAVKTFKGRISKFEHLTHDIRGIEIELGSPIKFWAGQYVDITVTTQKGETITRSFSMANTPDQTQKLSFIIKKYPEGKFSGELDSGGIRVGAEVTVAGPYGTCFRREERQGPLILVGAGSGISPVWSILNDHLNSGEKRDVFFFYGARTPTDLFYLDRIAELAGRHPELNFIPVLSHVNGEAWDGERGFVHQSVDAKLKELAVDGQGDVYACGPPPMIDALQPVLFMNGFETERIFFDRFTTSSSATPGH from the coding sequence ATGACTGGTGCTCACACCGTGCGCCTGGAGCCGGTCGGCGTCGAGTTCGAGGTCGAAAACGGCGAGACGGTCCTGAACGCGGCATTCCGCCAGGGGATTGCGCTGCCGCATGGCTGCAAGGAAGGGCAATGCTCGGCCTGCAAATGCGTGCTGCTCGAAGGCGAGGTCGACATGCTGAAATACTCGACCTTCGCCCTCAACGACACCGAGAAGGATGCCGGGCACATCCTGTTGTGCCGGTCCATCGCCTATTCCGACATGCATGTCGAGCTTCTCAACTACGACGAGGAGGTGCTGGCGAAATCAATCGCGGTGAAGACGTTCAAAGGCCGGATCTCGAAATTCGAACATCTGACCCATGACATCCGCGGCATCGAGATCGAGCTCGGCTCGCCGATAAAATTCTGGGCTGGGCAATATGTCGACATCACGGTCACCACGCAAAAAGGGGAGACGATTACGCGCTCGTTCTCCATGGCAAATACGCCGGACCAAACCCAAAAACTTTCCTTCATCATCAAGAAATATCCCGAAGGAAAGTTCTCCGGAGAGCTTGATTCCGGAGGCATCCGCGTCGGAGCCGAAGTCACTGTCGCCGGACCCTATGGAACCTGCTTCCGGCGGGAGGAACGGCAAGGTCCCCTGATCCTGGTCGGCGCGGGCTCCGGCATATCGCCGGTTTGGTCGATCCTCAACGATCACCTGAACAGCGGCGAGAAGCGGGACGTGTTCTTCTTCTACGGCGCGCGGACCCCCACCGACCTGTTCTATCTCGACAGGATCGCCGAGCTTGCCGGCCGCCACCCGGAGCTGAACTTCATCCCGGTGCTGTCGCATGTGAATGGCGAGGCTTGGGACGGCGAGCGCGGCTTCGTCCACCAGAGCGTCGACGCCAAGCTCAAGGAACTGGCGGTCGACGGGCAGGGCGACGTCTATGCCTGCGGTCCGCCGCCCATGATCGATGCGCTGCAGCCGGTCCTGTTCATGAACGGCTTCGAGACCGAACGCATCTTCTTCGACCGGTTCACCACGTCGTCCAGCGCCACCCCGGGCCATTGA